A region of the Brachybacterium sacelli genome:
CGCCGCCGCCTCGTCGGCCCCTGAGGCCGCGGCGTCGCGGCGTCGCGACGTCGGTGCGGCGTCGGGGTGACCGTCCTTGCCGCGTCGCCATGAAGCAGTAATGCGCAGGGACGACCGGTGCTGCGGCGAACACCGGTCGTCCGCGTACATCACTGCGTCCGGCGGTAGCGGGGAGGTCGGCGGTCGCCGGGCGAGTCGAGGATCGCGCCTCTGCTCTGCGCTGATCAGCGCACGACGGAGAACGGCCCGCCCGGGTACGAGCAGGACGAGTCTGGATCCATGACACCGACGACGACACCACGCCTCGAGGACTCCACGCAGACCCCGCCCGCCGACGGACTCGGCACGCTCACCGCCACGCGGCTGCTCCACCACCGGATCCTGCTCCTGGACCGGGAGCTGGACCAGGACAACGGTGCCCGACTCAGCGCCCAGCTGCTGATGCTGGCCGCCGAGGACCCTCACCGCGACATCACCGTGCTCATCAACTCCCCGGGAGGCCTGGTCCCGGCGATGCTGGCGATCGGCGACCTCATGGATCTCGTGCCCTGCGACGTGCGCACGGTCGCACTCGGCATGGCCTACAGCGCCGGTCAGTTCCTGCTCACGCGCGGCACGGCCGGCAAGCGGATGATCCTGCCCCACGGCCAGGTGCTCATGCACCAGGGATCGGCCGGGTTCGGGGGCAGCGCGGCGGACATCGAGCTGCAGGCCGAGGATCTCCGTCGCAGCCGCGACCTCCTGATCCGCCTGACCGCTGAGCG
Encoded here:
- a CDS encoding ClpP family protease, producing the protein MTPTTTPRLEDSTQTPPADGLGTLTATRLLHHRILLLDRELDQDNGARLSAQLLMLAAEDPHRDITVLINSPGGLVPAMLAIGDLMDLVPCDVRTVALGMAYSAGQFLLTRGTAGKRMILPHGQVLMHQGSAGFGGSAADIELQAEDLRRSRDLLIRLTAERTGQSEVTIARDSERDRMWDAAGAVEYGFCDHIVTSLEEILPLGIAARSATSLGLTSAPPTRDENPSGDPR